The DNA segment ACCgtttacctgctctgagtgtggaaagggattcagtcgGTCATCCTTCCTGAAggcacaccagcggattcacactggtgAGTGGCCacccacctgctctgagtgtgggaaagcattcattgattcatccagcctgcagatacaccagcgtcttcacactgcggagaggacattcacctgctctgagtgtgggaagagattcagtcgGTCAACCTACCTGCGcaaccaccagcgagttcacaagtgatgacaggggttggattctgctgttattgctgctgttaatcacacccaggactgaaccatgttcattctgacagttggtgaattgggaggatcagaagatcctggaTCAGAAGGTCCAGCTCTGCTGGATTGGTCTttctcacaactttgcttccagtgggctgggagagcacatttccacaaaTGATCCAcacaagctgatgaaggacatttattttatcctggatagtaaatcctACTTCTCCTATCATTTCAAGTAGATCTAAattaaatacatttgtctctgttccattgagtctacagcacagggccaggcccgtcggctcaattggtctgtgtcagtatttatgctccacatgagcctccacccacccctctttatctccccccatcagcatatccttctattcctctctccctcatgtatgtatccagcttccccttcaatgtattcatgctgttcacctcaaccactcgctgtggtggtgagttccacattctcaccactcgctggtaaaGGTGTTTCTCGTTAAATCCGTActggattattgaaccccttcataatcttgaagacttccATCAGTCTTCAGTTTTCCAGAGAAAAGTAACACCGGCATTTTCAGAGGGTTAAATACTCTCAGTTCTGGAATTATTCTCATGGGGTAAACCGGTCAGTCCCATTGCCCCGTTCTATCCCTTTATCCTTTCAGTTCTATTTCCCGCAAGTGTCGGTCCATTTTCCTTGTTAAATCGTTcattgtctctgcttccaccaccctcacaggcagtgagttccagctcaTTCCCACTCATTGCATAAAACATCCCTTTCTCACATCCCCCTGCATCCCTCGCTAAGAATATATAAATCTCTGCATCCTTATCCTtgcaccatcagctaatgggaacagctttatcatagaatccctacagtgcagaaagaggccattcggcccatcgagtctgcaacgaccacaatcccacccaggccctacccccatatccctacatatttacccgctaatcttctaacctacacatctcaggacactaagggacaattttagcagggccaatcaacctaacccgcacatctttggactgtgggaggaaaccggagcacccggaggaaacccatgcagacacgaggagaatgtgcaaactccacacagacagtgacccaagctggttatcaaacccaggtccctggagctgtgaagcagcagtgctaagtactgtgctaccatgccacctcaCCTTCTCACATTACTTTACCTTCTCACATTATTTAATCCTAttttaattttgtacatctcaagcaaatctcccctccatctccttttctccaaggaaaataatcccagcttctccagcctaGCTTTGTGGataaaattcctcattcctggaaccatcccggtaaatctcctctacacctctcaaggaccctcacgtccttccaaaagtgtggtgaccagaattgggctCAGTGTTCTGTTGTGGCCTCACCCAGAGCTTTAGAAACTATcagaataacctccctgcttttgttctcAATTCCTGTTTCTGAAGCCCGAGATCACATAGTCTCCAAATGGGAATGGTCAACATTTTTGCTTGAACATAAAAAGCATTTTAACAACATTTTTTAAATGGCTGAAGAAGATTTTGACCAATGAAGGAAAGAATTGTTGACACAGAAAGAAGCTATTTTGATCTTGCTCTCTCCAAAAGTGAATCCAGAATGTTTGAGTCTGGGAAGTGGAGTTAAAAATGAAGCTGCAGCTACAACAGAGCAAGAAGAAgacatttcaatgtggaattaactggaatattctctctggatttaaacaatggagaaactacaaacatggaagaaaatcaAGTTCAAAATGTGCATTCTgaacagactgttttcaaaactgaagttgaaaattcacagatgaacagcaatgaggactctccttttgcaggaggaactttgCACAATAATTATTGTAAGAAGAAAACTTTCAGAAAACACTGCAAGCAGTAAtattttccatcttcagtggaatGAGGTTCCTGGACATGGAATCCAGCAGTGTGCAGTTATCAAGAtggacttgtgaatgtgaagtggaTAATGGAGGGATTATTATGTGTATTGCAGGTTATAAGGTAATTAAACATTAGACTTTgcaacaggagttggccatttggctctttgagcctgcttcaccatttgataagatcacaaCTATTTAAGTATACAACATGTTGTACGTtgttgaaagcaaaatactgcggatgctggaatctgaaacaaaaacaggaaatgctggaaaatctcagcaggtctgacagcatctgtggggagagagaagagCCAATCTTTTGAGTCTACATTGTAATGTTTCAAATGGGATAAAAGAGGatgatacattttcatttcttcatggggaaggtgttgcaaagatctaatttcataattcctatgttttagTAGTATGAATTAGTTCAacaattgcttttttaaaaatttaaggtAAATGGAAAACCTGCACTGAGAATCTGACAGAAACACCCGAAGGGGATTCACATTCACAAGACGTGGCCCATGTTGGTTTAAGATGTCAAAACTCGAAGGGTATGAAGTGTAAAAGGGCAGCTGGGCTCTTTTAGCTGGAGACCTGGAAACTTCGGGTCTGACAATTATTGCCCTGTCTTTGTTACAGATCGGAATTGTTCATGCAGACCTCAGGAAAAAAAGGTTTAGTTTTGAAGCTAAATATCgaacagacattccaacagatgTGTTAGCACGGGGATAAGTGAGCCCTgcttggaattctgggtgttTCTCACAGAAAGCAGGCAGTCTGCAGTTAGGTTGGAGGCCGTCAGATATGGGACCAGCAGCTGCGAACCAGCTGTGAGACTAGAAGCCACTGGGTCATTAGGAACCAGGGGTGCTGccaatgtttaaatccctcagcaagaaaGCAGCGAAGCCCACGGTTGGACTGAGGAGTCTACAGTTTTGAGGTCTCAAAGGAAAATTGGAGAATTTTTTAGCCAAAAGGGCCTAATGGAAAGGCCCTCCCTGGAGAATAGCTGGaaaagtgaggaaaattaaagtgaattctgCAGAGCTTTGACATACCTTTGAGAGTCCCAGGAACAGAATTGAACTTTCAAGATATCattaagtagaaagaaacttttgGGGTGAGGTTAAAAAACAGGTTTATACCATAAGTCTTTATTGACTACAGTATTCAGTTTGTAGTGCTGTATTcttaaattttattttgttttatacatacagtaaagtttgtttttgtttaaaaatgttaaatctTTTCATGTAATTCTTTtagttaatcactgggtgttcaCAATTTTCTTTAAACGTCAATTGTCCTGACCGGGATCACAAAACATTCACACAAACAATGTTTCAGAGCAAATCAAAGAAGAAAAAATGTGACTTTCCTCCTTTTGTACAAAGCATTACATATAAAGACACCCCTCTCCTCAGAACCACAATAAGTTGTTAATATTCTCTTCATGAAATAATCTGATAATTGAAAGACTTATGCTATGTTCATAGTGCTGGCttttaatattttgttttataaatttTGTTCTtgtgaacccactatcagatcagccatgatcttattgaatggcggagcaggcttgaggggccagatggccgactcctgctcctagttcttatgtttaaaaatgtggaatcttgtggtgCAATTCTTTGTGAATCACTGGGTATTTGAGTTTCTCTTTAAACATTAACAATCCTGATTAGgatcagaacaatacacagcaacatatttcacaatgagtcaaagaaaaaaaatgtacaaAGTATTACATTTCAGACACCGCTGTTCTAGGATCCACAATAATTTCTGAGCTCGAGCTTTAGTGAAACAATGTGATCATATGAATAAAATTTATACTAATTGTCGTCCCTTCTAAAGCAGGAGGGTTATCCCCGGCACAGAGGGTAATTTGGGATTTCACCCATAGACCAATTGGCAgggattctaccctccaaccacctgaagtgaattctttacatgaatcgtccaggccagtgcagttatcaacttgcagtttggctgatcagctaagattttctgcagcatttcatcgatcaccgtgtgattcctttcacagagtccatCACTGAAAGGACTTTCAGCTGCCGTGTTCATGACCAGAATGTTCATGTTTTCACACACGTCTCCAAACTCATCAttaacaaattcccctccattatCAGTCAGAAACTTAGCTGGTGCCCCAGGTCCAGTCCCTGTCCACTTCTCCATGACTTGTTCTAGAATCACCCTTTTGTCCTTGCCATGTATTGTTGGAGAAAGACTAAATTGGGTCACCATGTCTAACATGTGTAGAATGGAAATATTTCTGTCTTTGTCTCATAACTTTAGATCCACGGAAATACCTTGTTAAAGTCATGTGCCAAGGGCAGCTTTACAATCGGATGTGACAGCATCCTTCAATACTTTTTACACATTGCACACTTTGCATTAGTCTGTTCTCTGAGCCTCAAATACTCTTCATCAACTCCCCTGCATCTTTTAGCAGCATTGTTAATCTTTAACAAAGATAAGAAAATTGTTTGCGTAGCTTTAAGACTGGTTGCTGTCTTTATCTCTGGGATggaagggtagcacagtggttagcactgttgcctcacagcgccagggacccgggttcgattactggcttgggtcactgtctctgtggagtttgcatgttctccccatgtctgcgtgggtttcctccgggtgctccggtttcctcccacgttctgatagacgtgctggttaggtgcattgacccgaacaggtgccggactgtgacgaccaggggaatttcatggtaactGTTTCCCCGTCATTCCTGAGATTCATTCACCTATTAGTGCTTTTCCAATCCTGTCTTTTTTGTGATATCTAGATCTGCTAAATATACTTACACCCTCATTCAAAACTTGACAAAGTCTGACTATGCTTCATAGGCACCCATCAGATCATCTTTCTTGTAAATCTCATCAATGAAACCGAGTAAAAGATCCAAGCCTTGATCAGTATACGACCAGTGGATTTCCAGCTCAGAAAATGTTTTGCTGCCAATTTTCCTTTCGTTAGACAGTGGCAATGCCAAGGCCAGACCTTGTTTTCTCATTGTTAgggatgtaacccgtgtccacatctccacttcattcttccactggtcgTATGGTTCAGGCCCCGAGAACATCGGCGGGTAATCAggccctgacaattcccactgcctttcatctctcacaaaagctgctgggactgtaaacttctgtctgaaatatactttccTCCAGTTTCCAAACTTCACCATTGGACAAACACTCtctgttaccatgttataatcctgacagccttATGGTGAAGGAAGAAACTGGAACCAATCTTTACTTGGAATACATTTAACTCCCAACTTTTTATACATACTTTCTTCAAACACACTCATATAATTCTTTGATCAAAGCCCTCCATCTGTACATTCTTAAACTCAATTGATTCAATTAACACCCATAGTCAgggcaggaatccgggttcaattccagcctcgggtgactgactgtgtggagtttgcatgttctcctcgtgtctgtgtgggtttcctccaggtgctccgatttcctcccatcttctaaagatgtgccggttaggttgattggccgtggtaaattgccccttagcgtcagggggattagcagggtaaatgtgtaggtttactggagtggggcctggttgggattgtggtcggtgcagactcaatgggccgagtgacctccttctgcactgtaggaattctgtgattaaaAAAAGATCTCTAAgcggtgtgaacttgttggtgtgtcagcaagttggaTGACTGATGACCTTCCCTAAactcagagcaggggaatggcctctcctcaatgTGGACTTGCTGGTGTcacagcaggttggatgaatcagtgaatctcttctcacacacaaaaCACATCAAAGGTCTTTCCCCAGTGCGACCACATTGGTGTTTTAGCAGACTGGATGACTCAATGAATCCTtctcttggagcaggtgaatgggttCTTCctgctgtgaactcgctggtgtgtcagcaggttggatgactgagtgaatcccttcccacatacggagcaagtgaatggcctctccccagtgtgaactcgctggtgtgtcagcagatgaggtgaccgagtgaatcccttcccacactcagcgcaggtgaacagcctcttcctggtgtgactgcgttgatgtgtCAGCAGACAGGATGGCtcagtgaatgctttcccacactcagagcagatgaatggtctctctccagtgtggattcactggtgtgtcagcatgttggataactgagtgaatcctttcccacactcagcacaggtgaacggtctctccctggtgtgaactcgctggtgtgtccgcagggtagaTGAAtccttgaatcccttcccacactcagtgcaggtgaatggtctctccacactatgaactcgcttgtgtgtctgcaggtgtgatgactgagtgaatctcttcccacactcaaagcaggtaaaaggtcttttcccagtgtggatGTGTCGGTGAATTTCCAGTTGAGATGGGgctctgaatcccttctcacagtccccacatttccacggtttctccatggtgcgggtgtccttgtgtctctccaggtttgatgatcaattgaagccttgtccacacacacaaagcaagtaCGGTTTCTCCtccctgtgaatggtgtgatatttatttcaGGGTGTGTAATTGGTTAAtggtctttccacagtcagttcgctggtacactctcactcagatatgtgtgtctcgatgcttttccagtcacatatTTAAACCTTTTGACGCAGACAGAACACCATTTCTTCATACACGCTTTTTTCATACACACTCATATAATGATCCAATCAACGCCCTCCATCTGTACATACTTCAACTCAATTCGAGACTGAAAgagcgatgatattcaggtccttttGAATCGAGTGAATGTGTCAGGTCTCAGTGTGacgtttggtttcagatttctatcgcaaatcttctccttctcaaaacctgtaaaaggaatttagaaAAGTCAGCACTGTCAGTACAGCAGAGAAATTCAGAACACACGATTCTAGTTTCAGTTGAACATTCATTCCTATTTTGTTCACCAAAAGTTGTAAACCTCAATCTCACATATTCCCTCTACTCTCACTGGGCTGTATCTAATATACACCCtcacaattctcctgaaggtgctgattgatgcTGAGTGGCAGACCCTACTCACTGCTTCCTGACCTGGAGACCTGAAAACCTTGATGCAGACGGCTAGACTCAATACAAACCCAACCCATAGGTACAGATTCTGGAGGAAAACATGTGTTGAATAAACACTGCTGTATTACTTGCTCAGAGCTTCATGACCATGTCAGTAAGAACTTCATTGAGGTACTGAGTGTTCACAAACACAAACTCGCTGCTTATGAGAATGCTGGAATTAGAGATGATCCAAGATTTCAAACTGAACTGGCTGGACAATTGGAGGAAATAATCTTGTGAGATACAGGGGTACAGCgggagaatgggactgactggattgttctacagagagtcagtacagattcgaACGGACatattctgtgctgtaatggatCAATGACTGGAAAGGTATGTCACCACAGTGCTATATTACAAATTTGAAATAACAATAAATGAAATTTatcacagaaccataaataatatatctaatatgTACCTAACCACAAAACTAGACATAACACTGACCTATATAAAATTACTGTCCCACAAAGAATCATAAATTTACACCAGATTACACCAAACATATCCAAACATGCCAAACCTTACTATCCTCCACTTAAATGTCAACTATCTCCTGaagaaaccagccctttaattgtgaacattaggaacgagaccatccttttagccagacaaataaatgtgtcaagctgagggagctaaaggatgtcaatgtatttcagagagagagagacctgggccaacctttccagagtctgcaccctccctggattcacttcctttcccttcagttgctgcaagtccccaatttcccccagaatgagaaaagaaatggaaagggggagaaaagaaagtgtttgactcacagatgttggcctctttggaggaagtttgagtctgtctgaagctcaacctgcattgtcacaaagaccgcgctctgattggctggaggaccagagtccttccggtcttcCCAGAATTTCCATTGGTCAACGCCTCAGCAGGGTTCAGAAACATTCCCGCACATGCGCAAATTCCCctttcccttggacatgcgcagattCGAGCCCGGGCTATTGAGCGATTTCCCCAGCGCGAGGCATTGTGGGGCATGCGGTCGCCATTACTCCTCTGGAGCCCAGTCTCCAAACTCCTGGGACTGGGATGAAAGGTGGAGGTGGGAGTGACTGCACCCAGAAACAAAGCACATGTGGGTAGTCACTAGATTATATATTGATGCCCCATTCGCAAAACAGTTCACCTTCAGGCATAAAGATTGAAATTTTGGGGTGAGACACTAGGGAGGGCAAGAGGTAGTCTGAAATTGAAACCGAGAGTTAGCACATAAAGTGGAgaagtattgatttgatttattatcgtcggaactgtcgatcgttgagtcgagcgccatatcctattcttatgaaCAGGATTAtgtaaattattttgtaaattgagtttgtgtctttatatgccctgtttgtgaacagaactcccacttacctgatgaaggagcagcactccaaaagctagtagcttgtgccaccaaataaacctgttggactttaacctggtgttgtgagactcctcacATTATTTTAGTGCCCAGCAGATTATTTGGACTGAAATTggtctcagtctgtctctgtgttgtgagtgtgtgtgtatttgtggaaGTCAGAGTGTTTTTTtgtctgcatgtctgtgtgtgcgagtttGCCTGTGTCTGTCTGAGAGTGCATTTCTGTGAATGTGTTTGTCTTCGAGTTCGCCTGTTGCTATTTCTGAGGTTAGTTTCAATTCTCTAAATAGATTCGTCTGCGTTAATATAAAAAAATAGGaacaagaaaaatacagcagcacaatcctcctacgtttctatgtttgaaAATGACCCTTCAGTAGCCTGAGGGTTCAGTGATCTCCCaggcagaggccatttacctcacTTCGCCACTAGAGGGAGCTCCCTcactgtgattgtgtggaatGAAGGAGTCTTGTGTTGTCAGTATTTTCATGTTTAAAAGATGTTTCTGTTAAAAGCTCATTGTCCGTccagtgactctgttcatccacatttctAAAACAAAAAGGTAAAGGTTACGGTCAATTGAGCCAGGGTTTTATTCTGGGACCTTCCTGCCCagaagtaacatcagctgggattgtaactgaGCAGCAGAAACCTATCTTCTGTTCTATTCCCCCAATTCCCACAAAATAGTTTTTAGATTTGGGTGAGTTTGTATAAAATTGACAAAGGTGGAGATTCAAGATACTTAACAAGTGAATAAAGGCAAAAGATTCCACAGATTCtgcacaaacaaaataaactttactatacacaATGGTAAAGGGAAAACAAGTTACAATATATGGAAGGTAAAACATTCAAGGActttagagaggaaagggagatgggATGGTAGTTTACAGGGGCATGGGTCAAATATATTTTATTGAGAAGTGGGTGATGATATCGGATTTGAAGGAGAGGAAGATATTGACAATATCAGCTGATGTAGAGAAGTTGTGCTGTCAGTAGGACAgtgggaataggattgagggatcaAGAGATGGGTCTCATGGGCAAGATGAGCTCTAAGAGGACATGAGGGGAGgcaggagagaaactgcagaaagatGAGAGTTCAGAGCTCAGACAAAGGGGAGCGTTAGAGGAGGTTTGTTCCAGTGGGttaggggaaggagggaagcaggagagacagctgattggattgtctcaaacttagtgacaaagaagattgtgagttttattcccAATGAGCACTTGTGGGGAGGTGAAGATGGAAGAGGGACAAAGGGAGAGCAACTCAAAAGGAATTCAGTTGTGCTGATGATATTAAAAAGATTCACAGTACTGAACACAAAGATAATTGATTTGActtttattcagaatattaaacagTATAACTGGCTGGAGTTCGTTAACATCAACAAAAACAAACGCAATGAACATATTAGAGTCCTGGATAGGATTAACAGCAGATTCCAATCACCATGGTTACTGGTGAATTCTTTGGTGTCTAAGCAGgtaggatgactgagtgaatctcttcccactctcagagcaggtgaatggcctctccccagtgtgagctcgcttgtgtctcagcaggttggaggactgaatgaatcccttcccacattcagagcaggtgaatggcctttccccagtgtgggtgcgctgGTGTAGAATGAGGTCAtatgatcgcctgaacccagtcccgcagtgagagcacctgaacggtctctcatcagtgtgaacacgttgatgggaagtcagttcaccagaacttttatagcacttctcacagtcagagcatttaaaaggtctctccccagtgtgaactcgctggtgcgtcaatagctgggatgaccgagtgaatcccttcccacactcggagcaggtgaatggtctctccccagtgtgaattcgctggtgtacagtgaggttatGTGAATGCtggaacccagtcccacagtgggagcacctgaatggtctctcatcagtgtgaacacgttgatgggacatcagttcccaagaacttttgaagcacttcccacagtctgagcatttaaaaggtctctcaaacgtgtgaactcgctgatgagtaagtaggtgggatgactgagtgaatcccttcccacactcagagcaggtgaacggcctctccccagtgtgactgcgctgatgagtttccagctgggatggggaattaaattccttcccacagttcacacatttccacagtttttcCATGGAGTGACTGCACTTACGTTTTGACAGGCCAGAGGATcggctgaagcctcgtccacacacagaacccgtgtacggtttctccccactgtgaatagtgctttttccttccatgttcaaaatccactgAGATTCAGTTATGATAAATTAGACGACTCTGGCAGTTCCTGATATGATATTTACTTtcagtttcctgactgcaaatcgTCCCCTTCTAGTCCCTGGGAAACTGattcaaaacagaaaaaaggggattgagagaaaacccacagagacaGGTGATGAATAGAGTCCAGACCgaagcaacaataaaaaaaaacacgcaGGAGGCCAGGAACTGAGGATCATCGAGATATTCAGCAGACTAGGCAGCCTGTGAGAGTTACAAACATTATTGAGGACTCAGGTTGCTGACTTGCCCTCAGTCTATAATGAAACATCTGGAGTCGGGCACTGACTAATGGCGGTCACATTTCCCACAATGCTCTGCGCCCCAGAAACGCCTCTATTCAAAGTTGCTCACCGTaattcactaatcatagaatccttacagtgcagaaagaggccattttacccatcgagtctctactgactctgagagcatctttcccaggctcacctcctatcccagtaaccccacgcacttactctgctaatccccaccctgacctttttcttcaccctgcctgcaaccgcaacaatatattctgtacccttactgtgcaaactccacagagacagtcacccaccgctggaatcgaacccagactcagtgaggcagcagtgcgaaccactgtgccacagtgaaggaaGTTTGCTGCAAA comes from the Mustelus asterias unplaced genomic scaffold, sMusAst1.hap1.1 HAP1_SCAFFOLD_731, whole genome shotgun sequence genome and includes:
- the LOC144487315 gene encoding uncharacterized protein LOC144487315 — protein: MEGKSTIHSGEKPYTGSVCGRGFSRSSGLSKRKCSHSMEKLWKCVNCGKEFNSPSQLETHQRSHTGERPFTCSECGKGFTQSSHLLTHQRVHTFERPFKCSDCGKCFKSSWELMSHQRVHTDERPFRCSHCGTGFQHSHNLTVHQRIHTGERPFTCSECGKGFTRSSQLLTHQRVHTGERPFKCSDCEKCYKSSGELTSHQRVHTDERPFRCSHCGTGFRRSYDLILHQRTHTGERPFTCSECGKGFIQSSNLLRHNILISSEFVFVNTQYLNEVLTDMVMKL